The nucleotide sequence CTGGCGACGTGGGAGTTGTAGAACCATGATAAGACGATTTACGCGGGCGTCTTGCAGCTGCGACGACGtttttctcctcttcctcctcatcccacTGTGTCATTTCTATGACTTGATCCACCGGCGACGATCGAATTTTAAGTTTGACTTTACGTCCTCCTGGAGTACCGCCGGGACTCTCAAGTTCCCCGGTGTCCTCCCCGTCCTCTCCTAAACTAAGACTAAAGGCTTTCTTAAGACAGCGCTTCACTTTAGATCCGGAGTTGCGACGTGCTGGTTGACCCTCCATGAAGTCCGCTACTCCGGTGGGAGACTCACGGGACCCGCGGGACTCGCGTGAAGATCCACGGGAAAATGACCCTCTTTTGCTTAGTGCCAGAGAAGGTGCCCAGCGTTGTGTGGGAGATTTCAGAGGTGGTGATTTGTTAGTAGGGGAACGATTAGGTGACTGGCAGGTTGGGGAGCGAGCTGATGGGGAACGTGTTGTGGGACTTTTACTAACTGGACTCTTGCTCTTGCAGGCAATTGGGCTCCGAGCAGTCGGGCTTCTGTTAGTTGGGCTGCGGGAGGCCGGACTTCTTGTAGTTGGGCTGCGACATGTGGGACTCCTACTGCCTGGGCTCTTCAGAGTCGGACTTTTACTGCGGCCTCGGGTAAAAGACAGGATTTTGGCTCTCAGCGCTGACCAGGTGGGAATGTCGGACTCCTCCTCGGAGCTGAGCAAGGAGTCCCCGGGCTGCGCATCACCCTCCACACACGGCGGGGGAGTCTGGTCCAGCAGAAAGTATGACGTTCGCCGcatctgaaaaaaaaaataattataatttttgcTTTGTAGTAAGTTGTGAAATATACAAAAACTCATGCCTTAGAAACATTCAATACATTTCCACTTAAAAATGTGTACATATACCACGTAAGAGTTATGAAACCAGTCAACCGATTTGAACCAAATTAAGATTATGAAGTTTTGTCAAATTTACTTCTTTTGTTCAAGATGAACGAAAGAACTTTTGTTCTttcgttcagagagagagagagagagagagagagagagagagaggagagagagagagagagagagagagagaagtgagagagagtgagagagagagagagagtgagagagagagagagagtgagagagagagagagaaagagagagtgagagagagtgagagagagagagagagagaggagagagagagagagagagagagagagagagaagagagagagagtgagagtgagagagagtgagagagagagagtgagagagagagagagagaaagagagagtgagagagagagagagaaagagagagtgagagagagagagagaggagagagagagagagagtgagagagagagagagaaagagagagtgagagagagagagagaaagagagagtgagagagagagagaaagagagaaagagagaaagagaagagagagtgagagagtgagagagagagtgagagagtgagagagagagtgagagagagagtgagagagagagagagagagagagagagagagagagagagagagagagagagagagagagagagagagagaagagagaagagggaggtatcagaagaaagcgccaagccattacgactatataacacttggaagggtcaggataaggatttgtgatgggactgGGGAAAGAAATGCATTTAAGAATGAAAACTTTCTTTCGTTCATTCCAGAGCTTCCGATGTTTTCCCATAGCTCTAAAAACTTCCTCTATAATTCACCCatggctgtcacgggctgcttcctgggggtggaggcctggtcgaggaccgggccgcagggacactaaagccccgaaaccatctcaagataacctcaagataagatagccaTTTCTGTTTGTGTAAAACAAGTGAACACAATGTATCGTAATGCCACACAGGTTGACACTGTCATGACAAACCCGCCGACACTTGTGTCATGCCACACAGGTTGACACACACGTCCGTGTAAATGGTCCACACGCGAGTGAACACACGCGAGTGAACACACGCGAGTGAACACACGCGAGTGAACACACACGAGTGAACACTTGCGAGTGAACACACTTCAGAATTAAACACCTTGTGAGTGCCACACATAAGAGTGCAAGAGGGACCTAAGCTGCGCACCTTCCTGGCTCGTGATATATTTATTTGTTCATATTGTGTTAGTCTGTGATGAACATTACGTTCGTTTATGTGTTTGTGCTTGAGGCTATCTTGTAGACATGCTTGTTCACTTCCAGCAGacagtaagtcacaataacggggctgaaatgAGACatacaacccacacatctgaaaataaaagAGTTAGCAGAATGGTTTCGGTCCATTCAGGGACCATTATCAGGTGGTGTAATGGACTTGATAATTACACCCGATACTGTGTCAGGACGGAGCGAAATGTCGAGTCTTTTATGTTCAgacttgtgtgtgttgggggtcagTCAGTTTAACTGTTTGTAGTATATTAGACTTGTTTAAAGTCTTTTAATATGTTCTACTCCTTTCGTGATATGTAAAACATTTACTAAACAGCATTTATAGGATGATTAAATAGCTGACAGAGCTAAGATATGCATGAGGAGAAAGCGCTTGACTTGACTGAATTGAGAATCAGGTGGTGTATGCAGGGCCCGCCCGGCACCCCAGCGGACCCCGGACACTTGTTGACACATGTGTCCAGGTGAAGATGCAGGAGCAGCACGAGCTCTACCTCCTGGGCCCCGTTTCCAGGAGGAAGAGCTCTACTaccgacgggggggggggggggtgaagatgaGTCCAGTGTCATGTTTATTGGCAGCGTGAATGTTGGTAGGACCAGGGCACATGTTCACTACATCCACGATCATCACCAGCGGCCATCAtcactacaccagtcaccagGATCACCACCAGCggccatcatcactacacacagtcaccAGGATCACCACCAGCGGCCATCAtcactacaccagtcaccagGATCACCACCAGCggccatcatcactacacacagtcaccAGGATCATCACCAGCggccatcatcactacacacagtcaccAGGATCACCACCAGCggccatcatcactacacacagtcaccAGGATCATCACCAGCGGCCATCAtcactacaccagtcaccagGATCACCACCAGCGGCCATCAtcactacaccagtcaccagGATCACCACCAGCggccatcatcactacacacagtcaccAGGATCACCACCAGCggccatcatcactacacacagtcaccAGGATCACCACCAGCGGCCATCATCACTACACAGTCACCAGGATCACCACCAGCggccatcatcactacacacagtcac is from Procambarus clarkii isolate CNS0578487 chromosome 54, FALCON_Pclarkii_2.0, whole genome shotgun sequence and encodes:
- the LOC123771310 gene encoding uncharacterized protein DKFZp434B061, whose product is MRRTSYFLLDQTPPPCVEGDAQPGDSLLSSEEESDIPTWSALRAKILSFTRGRSKSPTLKSPGSRSPTCRSPTTRSPASRSPTNRSPTARSPIACKSKSPVSKSPTTRSPSARSPTCQSPNRSPTNKSPPLKSPTQRWAPSLALSKRGSFSRGSSRESRGSRESPTGVADFMEGQPARRNSGSKVKRCLKKAFSLSLGEDGEDTGELESPGGTPGGRKVKLKIRSSPVDQVIEMTQWDEEEEEKNVVAAARRPRKSSYHGSTTPTSPVEAPKRHSFSTGSDRAGIVVTNNDLVSLLGPSHRLTPPGLPLPEDVPPAPPSLPNPRARGRSQSIAVCWDNQQNSTDGDKPESDGPQVPITIRRTDCDYIALPLLTQNTSLEAPEEEDEEEDKDGDDQEKKLLWDSSGSTIDAGLLGSVIEQYLKTSKEDEVGEVASALTGLQVK